The Desulfovibrio sp. Fe33 genome includes a window with the following:
- the hemC gene encoding hydroxymethylbilane synthase — protein MKKLTIATRGSALALWQANHIKDLLEAEHPGLSVDLLKIKTKGDKILDVPLAKVGGKGLFVKEIEEALLDGRAQLAVHSMKDVPTELPDGLEVGIIPEREEATDSLLSVKYDGLKGLPEGAKVGTSSLRRQSQLCALRPDLKIETLRGNLDTRLNKLLNGDYDAIVLATAGLKRLNMSAPKQEILSPPEFLPAVAQGALGIEFRSDDAEVRSMLAFLDHAPTRHQVLAERGFLTGLDGGCQVPIAAWSVIEGDTLRLTGYVAEVDGSTPIRRMVEGNVNHAWDLGMILAGQVLEAGGKAILDEVYARETK, from the coding sequence ATGAAAAAGCTCACCATCGCCACGCGCGGCTCAGCCCTGGCCCTGTGGCAGGCTAATCATATCAAGGACCTGCTCGAAGCCGAACATCCCGGCCTGTCCGTCGACCTGCTCAAGATCAAGACCAAGGGCGACAAGATTCTGGACGTGCCGCTGGCCAAGGTCGGCGGCAAGGGACTGTTCGTCAAGGAAATCGAAGAGGCGCTGCTGGACGGACGCGCGCAGTTGGCCGTTCATTCCATGAAGGACGTGCCCACCGAGCTGCCCGACGGCCTGGAGGTCGGCATCATTCCCGAACGAGAAGAAGCCACCGATTCCCTGCTTTCGGTCAAATACGACGGCCTCAAGGGTTTGCCCGAGGGAGCCAAAGTCGGCACCTCCAGCCTGCGCCGCCAGTCCCAGCTCTGCGCCCTGCGCCCCGACCTGAAGATCGAGACCCTGCGCGGCAACCTGGACACCCGGCTGAACAAGCTCCTGAACGGCGACTATGACGCCATCGTCCTGGCCACCGCCGGGCTCAAGCGGCTGAACATGTCCGCGCCCAAGCAGGAGATTCTGAGCCCGCCCGAGTTTCTGCCCGCCGTGGCCCAGGGCGCGCTCGGCATCGAGTTCCGCTCCGACGACGCCGAAGTCCGCTCGATGCTCGCCTTCCTGGATCACGCCCCCACCCGCCATCAGGTCCTGGCCGAACGCGGCTTCCTGACCGGGCTGGACGGCGGCTGCCAGGTCCCCATCGCGGCCTGGTCCGTGATCGAAGGCGACACGCTGCGCCTGACCGGGTACGTGGCCGAAGTCGACGGCTCCACACCCATCCGCCGCATGGTCGAAGGGAATGTGAATCACGCCTGGGACCTGGGCATGATCCTGGCAGGCCAAGTCCTCGAAGCGGGCGGCAAAGCCATCCTCGACGAAGTCTACGCGCGGGAAACAAAGTAA
- a CDS encoding acylphosphatase: MQEMAAIVRGKVQGVWFRGWTRETARDLGVTGWVRNLPDGAVEVLAQGSAEQLDRFEERLRLGPPLARVSAVESRRSPLGTPLPTFSVRR, encoded by the coding sequence ATGCAGGAAATGGCCGCCATCGTCCGCGGGAAGGTCCAAGGGGTATGGTTCCGGGGCTGGACACGCGAGACGGCGCGCGATCTGGGCGTCACCGGATGGGTGCGCAACCTGCCCGACGGAGCCGTGGAAGTCCTCGCCCAGGGCTCGGCCGAACAACTCGACCGATTCGAGGAGCGCCTCAGGCTCGGCCCGCCGCTTGCCCGTGTCTCCGCCGTCGAATCCCGGCGTTCCCCGCTGGGAACGCCCCTGCCTACCTTTTCCGTACGCCGTTGA
- a CDS encoding FmdB family zinc ribbon protein, translating to MPIFEYKCNACGNEFEELVFDRDECPTCPKCKSTDTGKLMSAVRSKVGGFRPDAGGDSAPAKPSAPSSGCAGCSGGNCSSCG from the coding sequence ATGCCCATATTCGAATACAAATGCAACGCGTGCGGCAACGAATTCGAGGAACTCGTTTTCGACCGCGACGAATGCCCCACATGCCCCAAATGCAAGTCCACCGACACCGGCAAGCTCATGAGCGCCGTCCGGTCCAAGGTCGGCGGCTTCAGGCCCGACGCCGGCGGCGACAGCGCCCCCGCCAAACCCAGCGCGCCTTCTTCCGGTTGCGCGGGCTGTTCCGGCGGCAACTGCTCCAGTTGCGGCTAA
- the lon gene encoding endopeptidase La: protein MSQKKKKSPIRPSRIKRKKPDVDIDKTPKPDKPQKPVEDIPEIIEALTNTPGASMFSDGEDMPGHNPADIPQVLPVLAVRDIVVFNYMILPLFVGREKSVQAVDAALAGDRYILILTQKDESVEDPGPDDLYATGTVGMIMRMLKMPDGRLKVLVQGLARAKLKRFTSNDPYHIAELTPIVEPEAGALNAEQEALVRSSREQSERILSLRGISSADIMSVLNSVSDPGRLADLIASNLRMKVEAAQKILECVDPIKRLELVNEQLLKEVEVASMQNKIQTMAKEGMDKAQRDFYLREQIKAIKRELGDDGDESEEMEELRKGLVASGMPKDVMKEAFKQLRRLETMHAESSEATVIRTYLDWMIDLPWKKLSRDRLDIKKAEEILNADHYDLEKVKERILEYLSVRKLNPKMKGPILCFVGPPGVGKTSLGRSIARSLGRKFHRMSLGGMRDEAEIRGHRRTYIGAMPGRIIQAIKQCGTRNPVIMLDEIDKLGSDFRGDPSSALLEVLDPEQNNSFTDHYLNVPFDLSKVMFVCTANMLDSIPGPLMDRMEVIRIPGYTEQEKTVITRRYIIPRQIRENGLDEGELIISDKLVAKVVREYTREAGLRNVEREIGTLSRKMARKKAEGEKGPFKITTNNLYKLLGPPRFLDDEKEPTLPPGVAVGLAWTPVGGEILHIEVTTMPGKGKLILTGKLGDVMKESAQAALSIARARADLYGIDPAFAEKRDIHVHVPAGATPKDGPSAGVTLVTALISALTDTPICPDLAMTGEISLRGRVLPVGGIKEKILAAVSRGMKKVLIPAQNKKDLAEIPDELRKKITIKTIEKVDEIWPLAKAK from the coding sequence TTGAGCCAGAAAAAAAAGAAATCCCCCATCCGTCCGTCGCGCATCAAACGCAAAAAGCCGGATGTCGACATCGATAAGACGCCGAAGCCCGACAAGCCCCAAAAACCCGTCGAGGACATCCCGGAGATCATCGAGGCGCTGACCAACACCCCCGGCGCGTCCATGTTCAGCGACGGCGAGGACATGCCGGGCCACAATCCGGCCGATATCCCCCAGGTCCTGCCCGTGCTCGCCGTGCGCGACATCGTGGTCTTCAACTACATGATCCTGCCGCTCTTCGTGGGCCGCGAGAAATCCGTCCAGGCCGTGGACGCGGCCCTGGCCGGTGACCGCTACATCCTCATTCTGACCCAGAAGGACGAGAGCGTGGAGGACCCCGGCCCGGACGACCTGTACGCCACGGGCACCGTGGGCATGATAATGCGTATGCTCAAGATGCCCGACGGCCGCCTCAAGGTCCTGGTCCAGGGGCTGGCCCGCGCCAAGCTGAAACGGTTCACCTCCAACGACCCGTACCACATCGCCGAGCTGACCCCCATCGTGGAGCCCGAAGCGGGCGCTCTGAACGCCGAGCAGGAAGCCCTTGTCCGCTCCTCGCGTGAGCAGTCCGAACGCATTCTTTCCCTGCGCGGCATTTCCAGCGCCGACATCATGTCCGTGCTCAACAGCGTGTCCGATCCGGGCAGGCTGGCCGACCTCATCGCCTCCAACCTGCGCATGAAGGTGGAGGCGGCCCAGAAGATTCTGGAATGCGTCGACCCCATCAAGCGGCTGGAGCTGGTCAACGAGCAACTGCTCAAGGAGGTCGAGGTGGCCTCCATGCAGAACAAGATCCAGACCATGGCCAAAGAGGGCATGGACAAGGCCCAGCGCGACTTCTACCTGCGCGAACAGATCAAGGCCATCAAGCGCGAACTCGGCGACGACGGCGACGAGTCCGAAGAGATGGAGGAACTGCGCAAGGGACTGGTGGCCTCGGGAATGCCCAAGGACGTCATGAAGGAGGCCTTCAAACAGCTCAGGCGGCTGGAAACCATGCACGCCGAATCAAGCGAGGCGACGGTCATCCGCACCTACCTCGACTGGATGATCGACCTGCCGTGGAAGAAGCTCTCCCGCGATCGGTTGGACATCAAGAAGGCCGAAGAAATTCTCAACGCCGACCACTACGACCTGGAAAAGGTCAAGGAGCGCATCCTCGAATACCTGAGCGTGCGCAAGCTCAACCCCAAGATGAAAGGCCCGATCCTCTGCTTCGTGGGGCCTCCGGGCGTGGGCAAGACTTCCCTCGGCCGCTCCATCGCCAGGTCGCTGGGGCGCAAGTTCCACCGCATGTCCCTGGGCGGAATGCGCGACGAGGCCGAAATTCGCGGCCACCGGCGGACCTACATCGGGGCCATGCCCGGCCGCATCATCCAGGCCATCAAGCAGTGCGGCACGCGCAACCCGGTAATCATGCTCGACGAGATCGACAAGCTCGGCTCCGACTTCCGGGGCGACCCGTCGTCGGCCCTGCTCGAGGTCCTGGACCCGGAACAGAACAACTCGTTCACCGACCATTACCTGAACGTGCCCTTCGATCTGTCCAAGGTCATGTTCGTGTGCACGGCCAACATGCTCGACTCCATCCCCGGCCCGCTCATGGACCGCATGGAGGTCATCCGCATTCCCGGCTACACCGAGCAGGAAAAGACCGTCATCACCCGACGCTACATCATTCCCCGCCAGATCAGGGAAAACGGCCTCGACGAGGGTGAGCTCATCATCTCCGACAAGCTCGTGGCCAAGGTCGTCCGCGAGTACACCCGCGAGGCCGGGCTGCGCAACGTGGAACGCGAGATCGGCACCCTGAGCCGAAAGATGGCCAGGAAAAAGGCCGAAGGCGAAAAGGGGCCGTTCAAGATCACGACGAACAACCTCTACAAGCTCCTCGGGCCGCCGCGTTTCCTCGACGACGAGAAGGAACCCACCCTGCCCCCGGGCGTGGCCGTCGGCCTCGCCTGGACTCCGGTGGGCGGCGAGATACTGCACATCGAGGTGACCACCATGCCGGGCAAGGGCAAACTGATCCTGACCGGCAAGCTCGGCGACGTCATGAAGGAATCGGCTCAGGCCGCCCTGTCCATCGCCCGGGCCAGGGCCGACCTCTACGGCATCGACCCGGCCTTCGCCGAGAAACGGGACATCCACGTGCACGTCCCGGCCGGAGCCACTCCCAAGGACGGCCCGTCCGCAGGCGTCACCCTGGTCACGGCGCTCATCTCCGCCCTGACCGATACCCCGATCTGCCCGGACCTGGCCATGACCGGCGAAATATCCCTGCGCGGCCGCGTCCTGCCCGTGGGCGGCATCAAGGAGAAAATCCTCGCCGCCGTGTCCCGCGGCATGAAAAAGGTCCTCATCCCGGCCCAGAACAAAAAGGATCTGGCCGAGATTCCGGACGAACTGCGCAAAAAAATCACCATCAAAACCATCGAAAAGGTGGACGAAATCTGGCCCCTCGCCAAGGCCAAATAA
- a CDS encoding tetratricopeptide repeat protein, giving the protein MKDEFYALHLDTGNGEAWASRPSGQAYLADGAVHCVFSARTAVKMGMGANSRSHESLTFRFVEQTGEDEFATRLLSNRRLPMGEAELISLDELVESHSPELAFYEERVVPAMLERGAPEDARSASIDRRVFNGLFGLGLLYLERDEPGRASALFADLAGIKADFVGKNQFLFNDCGIGLRKCGLFGEAIAFFLRALDYAPDDENLLYNLGRAHYENGDWTRSLDYLIQSNKFNPGLGPTNSLLGLMVRLETDDRLADRYGKPPVPPAVAARARQILAAGSGRLKLDDTLVASPVEPGRARSGGVGHVEFKRRGEK; this is encoded by the coding sequence ATGAAAGACGAGTTTTACGCGCTGCATCTCGATACCGGAAACGGCGAGGCCTGGGCTTCCCGACCGTCCGGCCAGGCGTATCTGGCGGACGGCGCGGTCCATTGCGTCTTTTCCGCCCGCACGGCCGTCAAGATGGGCATGGGCGCCAACAGCCGTTCCCATGAAAGCCTGACTTTTCGTTTCGTGGAGCAGACCGGCGAGGACGAATTCGCCACCCGGCTGCTCAGCAACCGCCGCCTGCCCATGGGCGAGGCCGAGCTGATTTCCCTGGATGAGCTCGTGGAAAGCCATTCTCCCGAGCTGGCTTTTTACGAGGAGCGGGTCGTCCCGGCCATGCTTGAGCGCGGCGCGCCCGAGGATGCGCGATCGGCGTCCATCGACAGGCGGGTCTTCAACGGCCTTTTCGGCCTGGGGCTGCTCTACCTGGAACGGGACGAGCCGGGGCGCGCCTCGGCGCTGTTCGCCGACCTGGCCGGGATCAAAGCCGACTTCGTGGGCAAGAACCAGTTCCTGTTCAACGACTGCGGCATCGGACTGCGCAAGTGCGGCCTGTTCGGCGAGGCCATCGCCTTCTTCCTTCGCGCATTGGATTATGCGCCGGATGACGAGAATCTCCTCTACAATTTGGGCCGCGCCCATTACGAGAACGGCGACTGGACCCGTTCGCTGGACTACCTTATCCAGTCCAACAAGTTCAATCCCGGCCTTGGTCCGACCAACAGCTTGCTCGGGTTGATGGTCCGTCTGGAAACGGACGACCGGCTGGCCGACCGCTACGGCAAACCGCCGGTGCCGCCCGCCGTGGCCGCCCGCGCCCGCCAGATTCTGGCCGCCGGTTCCGGCAGGCTCAAGCTCGACGATACGCTGGTGGCCAGTCCCGTGGAACCCGGGCGCGCCCGGTCCGGCGGCGTGGGCCATGTCGAGTTCAAACGCCGGGGCGAAAAATAG
- a CDS encoding tetratricopeptide repeat protein: protein MMKDASVSLDGRSLANRAPQRGIGPVRCIFSTGDSHDIEKETASGTRGRIRYWFVCQIGEDGYAVRGLGNDFLPSGGESAITADELIARYTPEVAVFENRMLPSVRRNGYSSAETGLGSDGRGIPPALDEANVRGLFELAREYLLARRTAKGRTFLGELLRVKAPFPGKDQHLFNEFGIALRKIGFLDGAVICYRRALKYAEKDDHLFYNLARVYYEQGQWWDCMTTLARCFEFNPDLPLARDLAALIHALADNPGLRRRYGKPPVPEGVARRVALLCDILPGADALGRVRNGAFQPETAPEAKPPSLDQRRDRGLSLPGRDAVGM, encoded by the coding sequence ATGATGAAGGATGCGTCAGTTTCTCTCGACGGCAGGAGCCTTGCCAATCGTGCCCCGCAACGGGGCATCGGGCCTGTTCGCTGTATTTTCTCGACCGGCGATTCCCATGACATTGAAAAGGAAACCGCCTCCGGAACTCGGGGACGAATCCGCTATTGGTTCGTTTGCCAGATCGGGGAGGACGGCTATGCCGTGCGCGGGTTGGGCAACGATTTTCTGCCTTCGGGCGGGGAATCGGCCATCACCGCCGACGAACTGATCGCCCGGTACACCCCGGAGGTGGCCGTTTTCGAGAACCGGATGCTTCCGTCGGTGCGTCGCAACGGCTACAGTTCCGCCGAGACCGGCCTGGGCTCGGATGGCCGGGGCATTCCGCCCGCCCTGGACGAGGCCAATGTGCGTGGCCTGTTCGAGCTGGCCCGGGAATATCTCCTCGCGCGGCGTACAGCCAAGGGACGGACGTTTCTCGGCGAGCTGCTGCGGGTCAAGGCCCCGTTCCCCGGCAAGGACCAGCACCTATTCAACGAGTTCGGCATCGCCCTGCGCAAGATCGGCTTCCTCGACGGCGCGGTAATCTGTTACCGCCGGGCTCTCAAGTATGCGGAAAAGGACGACCATCTTTTCTACAATCTGGCCCGCGTTTACTACGAGCAGGGCCAGTGGTGGGATTGCATGACCACTCTTGCCCGCTGCTTCGAGTTCAATCCGGACCTCCCCCTTGCCCGCGACCTCGCGGCCCTCATACATGCCCTGGCGGACAATCCCGGCCTGCGGCGGCGTTACGGCAAGCCTCCGGTGCCGGAAGGCGTGGCCCGCCGCGTCGCATTGCTCTGCGACATCCTTCCCGGCGCCGACGCCCTTGGCCGAGTTCGCAACGGGGCCTTTCAGCCGGAAACGGCGCCCGAGGCGAAACCGCCCTCCCTCGACCAGCGGCGCGACAGGGGGCTGTCCCTGCCGGGCCGCGACGCGGTGGGGATGTGA